Proteins from a genomic interval of Alteromonas macleodii ATCC 27126:
- a CDS encoding glycoside hydrolase family 9 protein — translation MKVNDSEYFEAPGANVLVYSNWYDGLFSDSKISGIEIIQHGKRIATNGDVRLNDTPEQWDSIPTFIKRDVDAEKGAIRASLHYPEHKFNFSVKVTSTKEHLNISVHTDAPLPEELVNKAGFNLEFMPSAYFNKSFIADDATGTFPLYPSGPKEQNDLQAPTPLATAYHLVLAPEDAERRISIESKQQPIYLYDGRTKAQNGWFVARSMIPANKSGKVLEWSLNVSSIKDWQRSPIIAHSQVGYHPNQNKIAVLELDPKHVIGENLVSLLKIMPSGEKNAVLSKKPMDWGKYKRYQYAKFDFSAVRESGLYQLKYNDTITAPFRISKDIFSKAWHPTLDVFFPVQMDHVLVNEAYRVWHGASHLDDALQAPINQKHFDLYAQGPTTDTQFAPLEHVPGLNIGGWYDAGDYDIRTQSQYRAVLGLVEVWDQFAPKRDTTLVDYDRKFVDIHVPDGKPDILQQIEHGTLALIAQHRAFGRAINGIIVPNISQYTHLGDGITMTDNLVYNPTMTPLQADGKHSGVPDDRWVFTSRSSAVNFGSIAALSAAARALRDHNPELATEALNTAELAWQEERSHPPFLFHHGNTTGGRLDAEKLSAAAELLMSTGDEQYKQAINTLWPEVEAHFAQHIGTLVRLIPLMGDKYKHKIELLAKDYVNEGRHITQANPFNVTITEGGWAGNGRIIRDAIHHYYLVKAFPGLLEPDAVYDGLHYLYGTHPDSDISLVSNVGTVSKRVAYGMNRADFSFISGGVVPGILIIKPDLPENNEEWPFFWGQNEYVINIAASYIMLVHAANDLLNSSAE, via the coding sequence ATGAAAGTTAATGATTCAGAGTATTTTGAGGCTCCAGGAGCCAATGTATTGGTATATAGCAACTGGTACGATGGGCTGTTCAGCGATTCAAAGATTAGTGGCATTGAAATTATTCAGCACGGCAAGCGTATCGCCACTAATGGTGACGTTAGGCTAAATGATACTCCCGAACAGTGGGATAGTATTCCGACTTTCATCAAACGCGATGTTGATGCCGAAAAAGGTGCCATTAGAGCTTCACTACATTATCCAGAACACAAATTTAATTTCAGCGTCAAAGTTACTTCGACGAAAGAGCATCTCAACATTAGCGTACACACCGATGCCCCTTTACCCGAAGAGCTAGTGAACAAGGCGGGGTTTAACCTCGAATTTATGCCTTCAGCATATTTTAATAAGTCTTTTATCGCCGATGACGCAACCGGTACGTTTCCTCTTTACCCTTCTGGGCCAAAAGAACAAAATGATTTACAAGCACCAACGCCGCTTGCCACCGCGTACCATTTAGTCCTAGCACCAGAAGACGCAGAGCGCAGAATAAGTATTGAGTCGAAACAGCAACCTATCTATCTGTATGATGGAAGAACAAAGGCCCAAAACGGGTGGTTTGTAGCGCGCTCCATGATCCCGGCAAATAAAAGCGGTAAAGTGCTGGAATGGTCTCTAAACGTTAGCAGTATAAAGGATTGGCAACGGTCGCCAATAATTGCGCACTCTCAGGTAGGCTACCACCCTAATCAAAACAAAATAGCGGTACTGGAACTCGACCCGAAGCACGTCATAGGCGAAAACCTAGTTTCCTTACTTAAAATAATGCCGTCGGGTGAAAAGAACGCGGTCTTGTCTAAAAAACCAATGGATTGGGGGAAATATAAACGATATCAATATGCAAAATTCGACTTTTCAGCGGTACGTGAAAGTGGCCTTTATCAGCTTAAGTACAATGACACCATCACCGCGCCGTTCAGAATAAGTAAAGATATTTTCAGCAAAGCCTGGCATCCAACCTTAGACGTTTTTTTTCCGGTTCAAATGGACCATGTTTTAGTAAACGAAGCCTACAGAGTTTGGCATGGTGCTTCCCACTTAGATGATGCTTTGCAGGCACCGATCAACCAAAAACATTTTGATTTATATGCCCAGGGGCCGACAACCGATACTCAATTCGCGCCTTTAGAGCATGTACCGGGGTTAAATATTGGTGGATGGTATGATGCGGGAGATTACGACATTCGTACTCAGTCGCAATACAGAGCCGTTCTAGGTCTTGTTGAAGTATGGGATCAGTTTGCGCCAAAACGCGATACTACCCTTGTTGACTACGATCGAAAGTTTGTTGATATTCATGTGCCAGATGGTAAACCCGACATACTCCAGCAAATTGAGCACGGCACTTTAGCACTAATTGCACAACACCGAGCATTTGGCAGAGCAATAAACGGTATCATTGTGCCTAACATATCCCAGTATACGCACTTGGGTGATGGCATCACCATGACCGACAATCTGGTATACAACCCTACAATGACACCTTTACAAGCAGATGGAAAACACAGCGGGGTCCCTGATGATAGATGGGTATTTACCAGTCGCTCCTCAGCCGTTAACTTTGGCTCCATCGCCGCTTTAAGTGCTGCTGCCCGTGCACTACGGGATCATAATCCTGAGCTCGCTACAGAAGCGCTCAATACAGCCGAGTTAGCTTGGCAAGAAGAGCGATCTCACCCTCCCTTCTTGTTTCATCATGGGAATACAACAGGAGGACGACTTGACGCAGAAAAGCTTTCGGCGGCAGCAGAACTATTGATGAGCACGGGGGACGAGCAGTATAAGCAGGCAATTAATACCCTTTGGCCCGAAGTCGAGGCACATTTTGCGCAGCACATTGGTACTCTAGTTCGCTTAATTCCTTTAATGGGCGATAAATATAAGCACAAAATTGAATTGCTAGCTAAGGACTATGTGAATGAAGGTAGGCACATTACGCAAGCTAACCCGTTTAATGTCACAATTACAGAAGGTGGATGGGCAGGAAATGGACGGATAATACGCGATGCTATTCATCATTACTATTTGGTCAAGGCGTTTCCTGGGCTACTCGAACCAGACGCTGTTTATGATGGGCTGCATTATCTCTACGGGACGCATCCAGATTCAGATATCTCCCTCGTATCAAATGTCGGCACCGTATCAAAACGCGTAGCCTACGGTATGAATCGCGCAGATTTTTCATTTATTTCTGGTGGGGTTGTCCCGGGTATTTTAATAATTAAACCTGACCTGCCAGAAAATAATGAAGAATGGCCATTTTTCTGGGGCCAAAATGAATACGTAATAAATATCGCAGCGTCTTATATCATGCTTGTACATGCCGCTAACGACTTACTAAATAGCTCTGCTGAATAG
- a CDS encoding right-handed parallel beta-helix repeat-containing protein: MNIWLRFGLIVMTFGLSSVTPVKAQFSGGPYGPISKSYAQPNAKTIYYVSPEGQPRADGLTLDNPTSLSSAISKVTSGDAIVLRGGTYRTGNLILNQGITLQPYKDEKPILKGTQVASTWEQKQDNVWVTNWKTLFPSKPMFWWRQERHIDKTPLHRFNNDMVFIDGEFLQSAGSIEELTPNTFFVDYEKQQVYIGTDPNSKLIEITAYDTALLRTSNDVHNKRSDKIGPKIYGVTFTQYAWRAIGIEGKRTFLPEDEPVDEPVGVADPLTYGKEVINTLLENVTITYCSRVAGYFRGDGLIIRHSLISDTSTEGIYIIGSSDVLLEKNIIQRNDIENITGYYVSAVKIINQTYRVTVRDNLIINHPTSKGVWYDVGNREGLFIDNYVENTQAGLSFEISDGITAVGNVFVNNDLSVWVLNSANANIAHNTFVNSTLRFTRTARSATDDHFGWHPETGPDVFERDGHTVKSNLLTADEQHHGPLLSVDQEDALCAQYKKAQLAELDGNAYVKPENQQPLITLSTSSSEPCNREINTLDKLQDSTAQYETNGQLINGHPRTVFVSPDLKRFELQRHISKKVNLVLPEKVTNAFENIGALPSASDNQSR, from the coding sequence ATGAACATTTGGCTCCGTTTCGGACTCATCGTGATGACTTTTGGACTCAGTTCAGTCACACCTGTAAAGGCGCAATTTTCTGGTGGACCTTATGGGCCAATCTCAAAAAGCTATGCGCAGCCAAACGCTAAGACAATATATTATGTATCTCCAGAGGGACAACCTCGGGCAGATGGACTCACACTTGATAATCCCACTTCGCTTAGCTCTGCTATAAGTAAAGTAACATCGGGAGATGCAATAGTTTTAAGAGGTGGTACTTATCGCACTGGCAATTTAATACTTAATCAAGGGATAACTTTACAACCCTATAAAGACGAAAAACCCATTTTGAAAGGAACTCAAGTAGCCTCGACCTGGGAACAAAAACAAGACAATGTGTGGGTTACAAATTGGAAAACCTTGTTTCCTTCTAAACCTATGTTTTGGTGGCGTCAGGAGCGCCACATTGATAAAACGCCGCTACATCGATTTAATAATGACATGGTTTTTATTGATGGTGAGTTTTTACAGTCGGCTGGCAGTATCGAAGAGTTAACGCCTAATACATTTTTTGTTGATTATGAGAAGCAGCAGGTTTACATCGGTACTGATCCAAATAGTAAATTAATCGAAATCACCGCTTACGACACAGCGCTGTTGCGTACATCGAACGACGTCCACAATAAACGAAGTGACAAGATTGGCCCTAAAATCTATGGGGTTACGTTTACTCAATACGCTTGGCGGGCTATCGGTATAGAAGGTAAACGAACCTTTTTACCAGAAGACGAGCCAGTAGATGAACCTGTTGGCGTTGCCGATCCTTTAACCTATGGTAAAGAGGTCATAAACACGCTACTTGAAAATGTCACCATCACATATTGCTCGCGTGTCGCAGGCTATTTTCGCGGTGACGGTTTAATAATAAGACACTCCCTGATTTCTGATACCAGTACTGAAGGTATCTATATTATTGGTTCTTCAGACGTGTTACTCGAAAAAAACATCATTCAGCGTAACGATATTGAGAACATCACTGGTTATTATGTTTCCGCAGTGAAAATCATTAATCAAACGTACAGAGTAACAGTACGGGATAACTTGATTATTAATCATCCAACATCAAAGGGTGTATGGTACGACGTGGGAAACCGTGAAGGCCTGTTTATCGATAACTATGTCGAAAACACGCAGGCTGGGTTATCTTTTGAGATATCGGATGGCATTACGGCTGTGGGTAACGTATTTGTAAATAACGACTTAAGTGTGTGGGTGCTCAACTCAGCGAACGCCAATATTGCGCATAATACGTTTGTTAACAGTACGCTGCGATTTACAAGAACTGCTCGAAGTGCCACAGATGACCACTTTGGTTGGCACCCCGAGACAGGGCCTGATGTATTTGAGCGAGATGGTCATACAGTAAAAAGTAATTTGTTGACGGCAGATGAGCAACATCACGGTCCTTTACTAAGTGTGGATCAAGAGGACGCTTTATGCGCCCAATACAAGAAAGCTCAACTTGCTGAACTGGACGGAAACGCTTATGTAAAACCTGAAAATCAACAGCCGCTGATAACATTATCTACAAGTAGTTCAGAGCCCTGCAATCGTGAAATAAATACACTCGATAAATTGCAAGACAGCACAGCTCAATATGAAACCAATGGTCAACTGATTAACGGACATCCCAGAACAGTCTTTGTCTCCCCTGACTTAAAGCGGTTTGAACTACAGCGCCATATTTCCAAAAAAGTGAATTTAGTCTTGCCAGAGAAGGTAACGAACGCTTTTGAAAATATTGGTGCGTTACCGTCGGCATCGGATAATCAAAGTCGATAA
- a CDS encoding glycoside hydrolase family 11 protein: MQILLIRQIAMTVASIALLIGCSPHQGDGISLDNDSEAFKPQGITKFKAYTKQFDDDIHMSKNHATGHVGDLFFTHWKDGGEASLKLSQSGEFEVSWEGGGYNYVGGPGWHYGDVSREIGYRFEQESGASYIALYGWGYDSNMSKDNPAHLVEYYVLQRWTYDPSQNGIFGKTFVSNGVEYSTYRTIRERKPSINNTATFYQYWSKPSKPMPLGEDHKIIFADHVAAWADTGWILPDMNNFDASDDPTYQVMAVEVFNPAKDGKATGKVWDASAQF; the protein is encoded by the coding sequence ATGCAGATATTACTTATTAGACAAATTGCGATGACTGTAGCGAGTATTGCTCTTCTTATTGGCTGCTCACCTCATCAAGGTGACGGAATAAGTCTTGATAATGACTCTGAAGCTTTCAAGCCGCAAGGTATTACTAAATTTAAAGCCTATACTAAGCAATTCGACGATGACATACACATGTCTAAAAACCACGCAACAGGACATGTTGGGGATCTCTTTTTTACCCACTGGAAAGACGGTGGCGAAGCCTCTCTCAAACTAAGTCAAAGCGGAGAATTTGAAGTGAGTTGGGAGGGCGGCGGATATAATTATGTTGGGGGCCCCGGGTGGCATTACGGAGATGTAAGCCGCGAAATTGGCTATCGCTTTGAACAGGAGAGTGGCGCTAGTTATATTGCACTCTATGGATGGGGATACGACAGCAACATGTCTAAAGACAATCCTGCTCACTTAGTTGAATATTATGTTCTTCAGCGCTGGACCTATGATCCTAGCCAAAACGGCATTTTCGGTAAGACCTTTGTGAGTAACGGCGTTGAATACTCAACTTATCGAACTATACGAGAGCGAAAGCCCTCTATAAATAATACGGCCACGTTTTATCAGTATTGGAGTAAACCGTCTAAACCCATGCCTCTAGGCGAAGATCATAAAATTATCTTTGCCGATCACGTGGCAGCTTGGGCTGACACAGGCTGGATTCTTCCTGATATGAATAATTTTGACGCAAGCGACGACCCTACATATCAAGTTATGGCAGTAGAAGTATTTAATCCTGCAAAGGACGGTAAGGCGACTGGTAAAGTGTGGGATGCTAGTGCTCAATTTTAA
- a CDS encoding alpha-L-arabinofuranosidase C-terminal domain-containing protein has translation MNNAIEVELNQIKKVKGEVLTSDKMDEHNTFDDPNNIQPYEYSTGVKDGKAVIVVPAKSLMVLNLGQL, from the coding sequence TTGAATAATGCAATTGAAGTAGAGCTTAATCAGATAAAAAAGGTCAAAGGGGAAGTATTAACCAGCGATAAAATGGACGAGCACAATACCTTTGATGACCCGAACAATATTCAACCTTATGAGTACTCTACTGGCGTTAAAGATGGTAAGGCCGTCATAGTCGTCCCAGCAAAGTCGCTGATGGTGCTTAATTTAGGCCAGCTTTAA
- a CDS encoding alpha-N-arabinofuranosidase, with protein MFKIKPLLFYCFSILATPTVAIAADVKLNIDVESSGPILNKNIYGQFMEHLGRGIYEGIWVGEDSGIPNEDGFRLDVLQALRDLKVPLLRWPGGCFADEYHWRDGIGPRDKRPRTINSNWGGVIEDNAFGTHEFFQFAELLGAQTYVNGNLGTGNPREMVEWLHYMTSDADTTVVRERKRNGRDKPFKVDYFAIGNESWGCGGNMTPEYYADLYKQYSAFLKAPEGNQPKFIASGGTDDQTEWTKVLTEKINSSWSLKMDAISHHYYTLPTGDWSNKGSATGFPEDQWYSAIHRTLQIEAFIEKNLAVLKEMDPENKIGFYVDEWGSWYDVDEGTNPGFLYQQNTLRDAIIAALNIHVFNRHAERVQMTVIAQMVNVLQAMILTDNERMLLTPTYHVFTMHIPFQNATYLPVSLSKPLLNKHAEISIPSISASAAKAQTVTPIFL; from the coding sequence ATGTTTAAAATAAAGCCATTGCTATTTTATTGTTTTTCTATACTAGCGACACCGACGGTGGCCATTGCCGCTGACGTAAAGTTAAATATTGATGTCGAAAGCTCTGGTCCGATATTGAATAAAAATATTTATGGCCAGTTTATGGAGCATTTAGGCAGAGGCATTTATGAAGGCATTTGGGTAGGTGAAGACTCAGGCATACCTAATGAAGATGGCTTCCGGTTAGATGTACTACAAGCATTACGCGATTTAAAGGTACCTTTATTGCGCTGGCCAGGGGGCTGCTTTGCAGATGAGTATCATTGGCGAGATGGTATAGGTCCGCGAGATAAACGCCCAAGAACAATCAATAGTAATTGGGGAGGGGTTATTGAAGATAATGCGTTTGGCACCCATGAATTTTTCCAATTTGCAGAGTTATTAGGCGCACAAACTTACGTCAACGGCAATCTGGGAACAGGCAATCCCCGGGAAATGGTAGAGTGGCTGCACTATATGACCTCTGATGCAGATACGACGGTTGTTCGTGAACGTAAAAGAAACGGCCGAGATAAGCCGTTTAAAGTGGACTACTTCGCCATTGGCAATGAAAGCTGGGGATGTGGTGGTAACATGACACCAGAATATTACGCTGATCTTTACAAGCAATATTCTGCATTCCTCAAAGCCCCAGAAGGAAACCAACCTAAGTTTATTGCCAGCGGTGGTACTGACGATCAAACAGAGTGGACAAAAGTACTCACCGAGAAAATTAACTCTTCATGGAGTTTAAAAATGGACGCGATAAGCCATCATTACTACACACTTCCGACCGGAGATTGGAGTAATAAAGGAAGCGCCACAGGTTTCCCCGAAGATCAATGGTATTCAGCGATACATCGCACTTTGCAAATTGAAGCATTTATTGAGAAGAACCTCGCCGTTCTTAAAGAAATGGATCCTGAAAACAAAATCGGTTTTTATGTCGACGAATGGGGATCCTGGTACGACGTTGATGAGGGGACTAACCCTGGTTTTTTGTATCAGCAAAATACGTTGAGAGATGCGATTATAGCTGCACTGAATATTCACGTTTTCAATCGTCACGCCGAACGCGTACAAATGACGGTAATTGCTCAGATGGTTAACGTATTGCAAGCCATGATACTCACTGATAACGAAAGAATGCTTTTAACGCCCACATATCACGTATTTACGATGCACATACCGTTTCAAAACGCGACCTACCTTCCAGTTAGCCTAAGTAAGCCACTATTAAATAAACACGCAGAGATAAGCATTCCAAGTATCAGTGCTTCAGCAGCCAAGGCACAGACGGTAACACCTATATTTCTATAG
- a CDS encoding C1 family peptidase, with product MNSPVSKNMLNVSADYPDLRDRYYQPNLTPLKPFIDPPGNLVILDQGKDGACTGFALAATINFIYRQQGRKHTVSPWMLYAMAKRHDEWLGEAYEGSSCRGAIKGWYNSGVCNESLTEDIKHSNEFEMTLAIANNASNHRLGAYYRIEREISDFHAALNEVGVIFVSARIHEGWKDSEGDVISLRPEPMGGHAFAIVGYNDEGFWIQNSWGMDWKKSGLALWRYDDWALNVMDAWVVQLALPISGTGTYHQATRSIAQGLFSRSTPRVSIQDHFVHFDDGHFDTRSKYWSNKNHVDAIIEKLSDSNHRHVMLYAHGGLNSIKASAKRIAAMKDTFLKNDIYPIHFMYDTGMLEELKDILGFKNKEISNKVGAFTDYTDRILEWATRKVGGALWREMKSDASTPFTRTTSDGTYFLTQLAAYLKDNSDIKLHVVGHSAGSIFHAHSLSRLCKVDENITIKSLHLLAPAISYPLFNEKLSALIEGKHIESTTVYNLSEALEKDDHVARIYQKSLLYLVSNAFESKPEMPLLGMAVFNQPLPNVTFKYSEGKVGDATAATSHGGFDSDVDTMNSVLSDITGGSPKYPFTKAILDY from the coding sequence ATGAACTCGCCTGTCTCAAAAAACATGCTGAATGTCAGCGCCGATTACCCCGACCTTCGGGATCGTTATTACCAGCCAAATCTTACTCCACTTAAGCCTTTTATCGACCCGCCAGGCAATTTGGTTATTTTAGACCAAGGTAAAGATGGAGCGTGCACCGGCTTTGCATTGGCCGCTACCATTAATTTCATTTACCGTCAGCAAGGCCGAAAACATACTGTTAGCCCGTGGATGCTTTATGCCATGGCCAAACGTCATGATGAGTGGTTAGGTGAAGCGTATGAAGGCTCTAGCTGCCGCGGTGCAATTAAGGGGTGGTACAACAGTGGCGTATGTAACGAGTCACTAACTGAAGATATTAAGCACAGCAACGAATTTGAAATGACCCTAGCTATTGCTAACAATGCAAGCAATCACAGGCTAGGTGCGTACTACCGTATTGAACGAGAAATTAGCGATTTTCATGCGGCGCTTAACGAAGTGGGCGTAATCTTTGTTTCCGCCAGAATTCATGAAGGCTGGAAAGATAGCGAAGGTGATGTAATAAGCCTAAGGCCTGAACCCATGGGTGGCCACGCGTTTGCCATTGTTGGCTATAACGATGAAGGGTTCTGGATCCAAAACTCCTGGGGGATGGATTGGAAGAAGTCAGGGCTGGCACTTTGGCGTTACGACGACTGGGCGTTAAACGTTATGGATGCGTGGGTTGTTCAACTCGCACTTCCTATCTCTGGCACAGGAACTTACCATCAGGCTACGCGCTCTATTGCACAGGGTTTGTTTTCTCGCTCCACACCACGGGTGAGCATTCAAGATCACTTCGTTCATTTCGACGACGGGCACTTTGATACCAGAAGTAAATATTGGAGCAATAAAAACCACGTCGATGCCATTATTGAAAAACTTTCTGACAGTAACCATCGCCATGTAATGCTATATGCACACGGCGGCTTAAATAGCATAAAAGCTTCGGCTAAACGCATTGCTGCCATGAAAGACACCTTTCTTAAAAACGATATTTACCCCATTCACTTCATGTACGACACGGGTATGCTAGAAGAACTCAAAGATATTCTGGGCTTTAAGAATAAAGAGATTAGCAACAAAGTTGGAGCCTTCACTGACTACACCGACCGCATACTAGAATGGGCAACACGTAAAGTAGGCGGCGCACTGTGGCGAGAAATGAAATCAGACGCTAGCACGCCTTTTACCCGTACCACATCAGATGGTACGTATTTCCTAACGCAATTGGCCGCCTACTTGAAAGACAATTCAGATATTAAGCTGCATGTCGTCGGTCATTCGGCAGGCTCTATTTTTCATGCTCACAGCCTATCTAGGCTGTGTAAAGTTGATGAAAACATAACGATTAAGAGTCTGCATTTACTAGCTCCAGCCATTAGCTACCCCTTGTTCAACGAAAAGCTCTCTGCGCTTATAGAAGGTAAACACATTGAATCGACCACGGTTTACAACTTATCTGAAGCGTTGGAAAAAGATGATCACGTGGCGCGTATTTACCAGAAGTCGTTGCTCTATTTAGTATCAAATGCGTTTGAATCCAAACCAGAGATGCCCTTGTTAGGTATGGCTGTGTTTAATCAGCCGCTGCCTAACGTGACGTTTAAGTACAGTGAGGGGAAAGTAGGTGATGCCACCGCCGCCACGTCCCATGGTGGCTTCGATAGCGACGTAGATACCATGAACTCGGTACTTTCAGACATCACTGGCGGCTCACCTAAATATCCGTTTACAAAGGCAATACTGGATTATTAG
- a CDS encoding putative metalloprotease CJM1_0395 family protein, producing MNIVTPILNAIAYPTANINTESARRDNVQRETIPQASDSQQGASQKGLGSEADKAKSPGQPPAPVTYERPQVQTELQAAFQNVFGQQKDNAQDESAGKQGAQDRQQEQQEKQDAAEIEQLKARDQEVRVHEQAHASTGGQYAGAPQYEYTTGPDNKRYVTDGEVSIDVSEEKTPEETLKKMEQVRAAALAPAEPSSQDLKVAAEASQKATEARSEIAKGQTETASVGSTSVQSNGIVADTGAAVQPDTNIGTATDSIADMVLDNQSYSADTQGFQANESNVMQTRIGRIQNAYLQAYTPSREGLSLQA from the coding sequence GTGAATATCGTTACACCAATCCTTAACGCCATTGCTTATCCCACGGCGAACATAAATACAGAGTCTGCACGTAGAGATAACGTGCAGCGTGAAACTATTCCCCAAGCGTCAGATTCCCAGCAAGGGGCTTCTCAAAAAGGCTTGGGGTCAGAAGCCGATAAAGCGAAGAGCCCCGGCCAGCCGCCAGCGCCGGTTACTTACGAACGCCCTCAGGTACAAACAGAACTTCAAGCTGCCTTTCAAAACGTATTTGGGCAACAGAAAGATAATGCGCAAGATGAGAGTGCAGGCAAGCAGGGCGCGCAAGACAGGCAACAAGAACAGCAAGAGAAACAAGACGCTGCTGAAATTGAGCAGTTAAAAGCCCGGGATCAGGAAGTAAGGGTTCACGAGCAAGCGCATGCTTCAACAGGCGGTCAGTACGCCGGTGCTCCGCAGTATGAATACACTACAGGCCCTGACAATAAACGCTATGTGACCGATGGCGAAGTGTCGATTGATGTTTCAGAAGAAAAAACGCCAGAGGAGACGCTGAAAAAAATGGAGCAAGTGCGCGCAGCCGCCCTTGCACCAGCTGAACCTTCATCACAAGATTTAAAAGTGGCTGCAGAGGCTTCTCAAAAAGCCACAGAGGCCCGTAGCGAGATTGCCAAAGGCCAAACAGAAACGGCTTCAGTAGGTTCTACCTCAGTACAAAGCAATGGCATTGTTGCAGACACTGGGGCAGCCGTGCAGCCCGATACAAATATAGGCACCGCAACCGATTCTATTGCGGATATGGTGTTAGATAATCAATCTTATTCAGCAGACACACAAGGCTTTCAGGCAAATGAGTCTAATGTGATGCAAACACGAATAGGCCGAATTCAAAATGCTTATTTGCAAGCTTACACCCCCTCTAGAGAAGGTTTATCGCTTCAAGCATGA
- the bioH gene encoding pimeloyl-ACP methyl ester esterase BioH, with protein MESLHTNGELVTRTQGTGVDVVFLHGWGMNSGAFTSFIPYLSDNFRVTTIDLPGFGENAEFVPSPYNVETLAQSIVNQLPNQCVLVGWSLGGLVAQKLALLAPEKITGLVTIASTPRFIAGPCWPGIAADLLSMFETQLEKNYQKTLERFLAIQAMGSETAKQDIKAIREQVTQFPDPAEEALKKGLRILSTEDMRQDVGRITTPTLRLYGRLDSLVPTSGIDRICELHPQADTVVLPHASHAPFISHPQQTADILFRFAAGVYQQKAS; from the coding sequence ATGGAAAGTTTGCATACAAACGGCGAGCTTGTCACCCGTACTCAGGGTACAGGCGTAGATGTGGTATTTCTTCATGGTTGGGGTATGAACAGCGGAGCGTTCACATCCTTTATTCCTTATTTAAGCGATAATTTTCGCGTCACCACCATAGATCTTCCTGGGTTTGGGGAAAATGCAGAGTTCGTCCCGTCACCGTATAACGTGGAAACATTGGCTCAATCCATTGTGAACCAGCTTCCAAACCAGTGTGTGTTGGTTGGGTGGTCATTAGGTGGCCTAGTTGCGCAAAAGTTAGCGCTGTTAGCACCAGAAAAAATTACCGGACTGGTAACGATTGCTTCAACACCTCGATTTATAGCAGGGCCTTGTTGGCCGGGTATTGCTGCCGATTTACTTTCAATGTTCGAGACTCAGCTTGAAAAGAACTATCAGAAAACACTGGAACGTTTTTTGGCAATTCAAGCGATGGGCAGCGAAACGGCAAAGCAGGATATTAAGGCGATCAGAGAACAGGTAACCCAATTCCCAGATCCCGCCGAGGAAGCGCTTAAGAAAGGTTTACGCATATTGTCTACTGAAGATATGCGTCAAGACGTGGGGCGAATAACTACACCCACGTTACGATTGTATGGCAGGTTAGATAGTCTAGTGCCGACCAGCGGAATAGATCGTATATGTGAGCTACATCCGCAGGCTGATACCGTTGTTCTGCCTCATGCGTCGCATGCGCCGTTTATTTCACATCCTCAGCAAACTGCTGACATTTTATTTCGCTTTGCCGCTGGCGTTTACCAGCAAAAGGCGTCTTAA
- a CDS encoding ComF family protein, translated as MNLSCLLCYQASPTPVCHWCEDDIFFFDATLHGSNLLQYGPVAGHVKHSHYDALRVLGLHTWPMSSLVHQLKFTHSLTAGKVLSNWFVHKMRQCTLSVPNVLLPVPISAWRLATRHYNQATLLCESISSELNVPVNQSWAKRRGFSVQHHLSKMARAENASRVFSLSTQCIDDEIAIAQGIKDGSNFSVAIVDDVLTTGVTVNTLSKRLKKRYPNLHIQVWVAAFTPPPKSSLYQKA; from the coding sequence ATGAACCTTTCATGCTTGCTATGTTATCAGGCAAGTCCTACGCCAGTATGTCACTGGTGTGAAGATGACATATTTTTTTTCGATGCCACGTTGCACGGAAGTAACTTACTTCAATATGGCCCTGTGGCAGGCCACGTCAAGCATAGCCACTATGACGCGTTACGCGTTTTGGGACTTCATACGTGGCCAATGTCATCGCTGGTTCACCAGTTAAAGTTTACGCATTCCCTTACGGCAGGAAAAGTATTAAGTAACTGGTTTGTCCATAAAATGCGACAGTGCACTTTATCAGTGCCCAATGTGCTGCTTCCGGTGCCAATTAGTGCATGGCGACTTGCTACACGGCACTACAATCAGGCTACGCTTCTGTGTGAAAGCATAAGCAGTGAGCTGAATGTTCCAGTTAACCAGTCGTGGGCCAAACGACGGGGCTTTAGCGTGCAGCATCACTTATCCAAAATGGCGAGAGCCGAAAACGCTAGCCGTGTATTTAGCCTATCGACGCAGTGTATCGATGATGAGATAGCAATAGCGCAAGGCATTAAAGATGGCAGCAACTTCAGCGTTGCAATCGTCGATGACGTACTCACCACCGGCGTGACCGTGAATACATTGAGTAAAAGGCTCAAAAAACGCTACCCAAATTTACACATTCAGGTGTGGGTCGCGGCATTTACGCCACCACCTAAAAGCAGTCTGTATCAGAAAGCCTAG